The Labrus mixtus chromosome 21, fLabMix1.1, whole genome shotgun sequence nucleotide sequence TACTTCAAAAATTATTTTATGGAAGTTACACAACTTCAGTAGTTAGTGtactttttttaacttcatccGTCTCCTGTGTACATTGATTTCAGTGTTCATATGCTGCACTATCCGGTCATACTGCAATGCATGCTGCCTTCTTTGAGAATGTTAATCTAAAACCATAATGTTTTGGCcagctttataaaataaataatgtagtttattttttcttattattattctgtTGGAGAAAAGTTCTGTGTGGGTGACTTTTGCACACCTTGTGTTTTTGTCCACTACAGATCAATGGAATTGCCCTCGATAACAAGTCGctctctgaatgtgagtctCTGCTGAGGAACTGCCAGGATTCTCTGAGCGTCTCCCTCATGAAGGTAAAGTACCTAGACCCACACATACATAATCCACTCATCTAGAACCAGGAGCAATACAATAGACTCGGAAAGGCATATAGTGATGAAGCTTCTCTCCTTTTGTGCTTTCAATTCCTGACGAAAAataaaattattgtttttactcTCCTTCCTCTGCAGTTCCTGCCACAGAGCTGCTCTGGCCAGAGTTTGGTCGAAAGTTTGAGGGACTCTGAAAAGATCTCTCGTCTACAACCCTGTGAGAtccactccaggaactgcaggaacTCCAAGCACAACTGCCCCAAGCACAGCTGCCCCAAGCACAACTGCTCGACACAAACGGAGACCTGCAGCTGTGACTTGGGCGGCAGGGGGGAAGAGGCGTGTAAAGACATGGGAAACCCCCTGGaaagcagcggcagcagcgcTCACTGCCACAACAAACCTTTTTCCAACAGCTCTCTAcactcccgctctctctcctcacacagCCCCTCCGAGCCCCACCCAGACTTCTGCTACATGCGGCAGGAGCTCCACCATCGCCCCTTTACCTTCACCCCGGTGTTCTCCAACTGCAGCTCTCCTCAGGCCCCCGTGGAGCACGTGCATAGCCCCCCGGTGAAGCCAAGCGGAGGCACGTGGCCTAAAGTCTTAGCAGGAGCGTCGAATCCAGAGTGCGCACAGCTCTCCATctacaaaaaagtcaaacagaggAAATCCATCTTTGATGTGACCGCCTTCAGGAGACCCGAGGTGCCCCCAAAACTAGACTACATGTCTCTGTCTCAGATGCCAAAACACTCGCCGCAGAGTTCAGTATCGGAATCTGGCCAGACTCCTCCCACCCCGCCGACCAGGAGCGACTCTTTCAGGTTCAAACACCGGCAGCAGAACAGCTCAGCGTCTGATTCCACCATCACCACCGGCACTCCTCCGGCCTCACCGGCTCAAGCTAAGAGCCCACAGGTGGAAGGAGAGCCCGGGAACCAGTTTTATTTCACCCACGCTCCTCCAGGAGAGACTAAGAGTGGCGCTAAGAAACCCGCCGAGGTGGAGGGGGGTCAACACAGAGCAGGGGAGCCGCCGAAGAGGAGGTACCGGCCGAAATCTGCTCCAGCACTGCGGCGAAATGTGACTCCGTTACACATCCCTGTTCCAATGCAGGTAACTGAGACCCTGTTCTTATTAGATCTGACTCTCTTctagatgtttgtgtttttgtcagtgttctaagtgtttttttgtttttttgttttttttttacctgtcagGTTCAGAGTTTCTCAAACGATGAGCACTCCCCAGAGCCAATGGACTTGTTACGCTTCTCTCCTTTGAGAACTAATCGGTACAGCATGAACTTTGCACCTCCCAGCTACAACAGCATCGCAGGACGTAAGTCATCAGAAAAACTGTAACTTCTTTCTGATTGTTGTCTGTCATTATTGGAATGCGATAATAGTGTATTATGtaaatgttgtcatgttgtaGTATTATGAGGACGTTTTGGTCTCATTTAACCATTCAAAGAAATCTTCCTCTCACTCTGCTTCAAAAAGGATGTGATGTCACATCTCTGCAGGaaatagatttatatatttatagcTTAACTAATAAATATCAATCAGTGGTGAACGTAGACTGTTTAATGTGTCTGAGCCGTGCTTTGGCAGCTTTGTTTTGTAATAAACGTAGTTTCAAATGCACGAAAGaaaacttttcattttctcaagaaGGTAAAGGAGTCTTTCCTCATGGTTGACTTGACTTGTCTGCTCAGTCAAAGTTGGTCCAAATGTTATCCTCAGGAGTCGGCTGGAGATCGTAACGAGGACACGCGTGCTTGaatttgttgtttgttcttcAGTTGGAATGAAGGCAAAACTGAGCCAGAGAAAAAATTCCTGTGCTTGAATTTCTTTTCACTATAGTTGTGTTTAGTCTGACGTGATCAATAATtaaactctgtgtgtttcttcagaCCCAGCACAGCGAGGTCTAGCCCCGTGTCCGGCTGTGACGGCTGTGATGAGGAACCCGGTCTACACCGCCTGGAGCCACGAGAtccagaacaacaacaactgccCTCCAGCTCCCGGCTCAGGGGTCCACCAGCAAGCGCACGCAAGGTGTGAACatctgacttttcttttcttttttttaactcttcatTTGTTCAAACTAAAAGGTCATTTTCACTGCagagattttccttttttaataatgttgctgcaaaatgaaaaacttCATTTTTTGGGTTATTGGCAGCCTCATGCTCATGATACCCGATCTtgcttttagctttttttttgtggtataTAAATATACAATGCTCCCTTTTCCACTAATTGTTACTAAATAAGTCCTCAGTTGCACCACTAGTGCTGAGTTTATCTATTTAACATCCATTTAATGAACTCTGTGATGGAGCATTAACTCTTCAAAGCAATGTTTATGACGCCCTGGATCTCATGAACAGATGGCATGTATCAAATTATATCTTGCTCTGGGTTGAATAATTGACTGACCGGGGGACTCACTGAggcctttttttccacttttagCCCCCAGCATCAAGGTCGCCACAGTCTGGACCTAAGCCACAAGCGCACTGGAGACTCAGCTGAGACGAGCTGCAGCCAACCACCACACAGCACCAACTCGCTGCCCTCTAGTGCCAGACTGGGTACGTATGGAGTCCCAGTTTAAGTCTCATCTAAACTTATCTAGTAAGCTATTTGAATAAGAGGATGTTGACTCCTGTGTGACTCCTCTAAAAGCTTCAGTTAATTCAGTTACTCCAAATTACAACTTATTCTCTAACTTGTCTTGCACGTACTTTTAGTACTGCTGCATGTGGAAGAATTCTGCAATGTCTTTTGTGGCTTCAGGCGAAGCAGGGAGAAGTCTGATTCTTGCCACAAGTGACTGGAGTCATTGTCAAAAGTGCTGAAGtgttcaagtttaaaaaagaggGGGGCGGGTATGGTTGTTAAAAAACCTACCAGACATATTCTCTGTCTGAGGTCAGCAGCtctgcattgtgggaaacataCGCACTGGGTTTTGACAAGGAAGAATAATTCATGGAGCAAATGAGAGAATGTTTCTGGCTCTGCTGcataaaaataaactatttacCAAACATGTGACGGCACAATACTAAATCAGTGGAGACTGTTGTTGATGAAGCTGATAGAGATCGCACAGTCGatttgattatgaaactttatATCCAAGCACAACTCTATCATTGTGTGTAATACCACACAGATTTGATGAATGTTTTGACTTTCATCGATCAAAATAATCTCTGAGGAGATTCATCAAACTGTGTCTGAATCAGCTTAGAAGACAGAGACTCATTGGTCAAAGAATGGATTTGCAGAAACTTCATGCCCATTAGTTTTTAAAGTCTGGACAGACTGATTCTTTGTTGCATTTACAAAGCCTGGTCGTTCGTCCTTTTAAAAAGAGTGGTCCTTTATCTAATTAGTGTAAGTATCTGTCTACCTTTTATATtcagtattttaattttaagcGCAGTTTCATAGatatcctctgtttttttttgtttttaggatCTTCCAGTACGTTACAGTTTCGTGCAGAGCGCATTAAGATCCCTCCAGCTCGTTATCCTCGCTCCACTGGATCTGACAGAGGTACAGCTCCGTTTGACAGCCACACTGTCACATAACAAGCGTTACAGCAGCGAAACACAAAGTCTATAGTCATACCTTTCCCCTCTTGGCCCTTCAGGGTCCCTCTCGCATTCAGAGTGTAGTAGCCCGACGCCTCCAATGTCCCCCATCAACCTGGAGACATCATCTTTCACCAGCAGCCAATCGCAGAGCTCCATCTCCACCCAGCCCAGGATATCAGTCAGCCCCGCTCCAGTTGGCGACAGGCGGAAGGATGGGTAGGCCTTGCTCCGCGTCCGGGTCATTACGCCGTCATCATTCAGCAGAACACGACATGTTTTCCACCATTCGTCTGTACTTCTGTCTGCTTCATTGTGATTAAGTGTCTGCAAAGCAGTAAACAAAGCTGTGCGGCTCCATCTCAtatcattagagcacagagtcCCCATCTATCACATCATTCCCATCActttctttctgctgctgtgcATTTTAACTGGAATCTTTCTCTCATACATCTGGTGatcattttctctcttcctttctctcatttcttcttctcagaTGTGTCTCTTATAACTCTTCCTCTGTCAGACTTCCACTGGCAGTAAAGCCACAGTTCCTCTCTTTAAGATGCCTGAGGTTTGTCCTGTGCTGCTTGAAGCATGTGCAGTCAGTCGGTTAGAGCATGTATCTTAAGATCCACCTTGTccacagagcagaaagagaTGCTTCTAGCCCTGTGTAGCATCTGTGCAGTGTAGGTACTGTTAAGCAGATTGAGTGTACtttattgactttgtttttacacaGGAATACAAACATTCTTAAGCACCTAAAGAAAACATaagagggtgtgtgtgggggataGGAATCTGTAAATGACACCCAAAAgatacaaacaacacaatgcaAATATATAAAATCAACAATCACTAATATCAGTGATCACATATAAAAAATTATGGATGCATGTCCCTTTAAGCCACCATCCTTTCTCTGcttgttatttatttagaatGATGTTTAATTTTGAATGCTTGCATGACTGACTGAATGCAAATCCCAAATGCACTTTGCACATCTAACACACATCTCACATCTATTTTTGAGATCTTTTCACATCACAAAGACACGCCAGGCTTTtctatttaaaagaaatcttCCCAGAGAATCACCGCACAGAGAGTACCACCGGGCAGAAACATCCCGACACAACTGAAGTTGGATGTCGTCAAGAGTTGCATGTTGAAACCTTCCAGCATTCTTTAGGTTTTCTACACAGTTGTACAAatgttcctctctttttttcttcccccccccccccccccgaaggcCGTATTTGGAGGAGCCACGCAATGTGACCGTCCAGAAAGGAGCAGAACCTCTGGGGATCTCCATTGTGAGCGGTGAGAACGGGGGAGTGTTTGTGTCCAAAGTGACGGCGGGCAGCATCGCTCACCAAGCTCGTTTAGAGTACGGAGACCAGCTCCTCGAGGTAGAGCTGCTAACACACTTCATCTTAATATCTGTCTCGTGTTtcatggttttgttttgttttttaatgactcACCCGTTTCCAGTTTAACGGAATCAACCTACGCAATGCCAACGAGCAGCAGGCCCGGCTGGTGATTGGGCAGCAGTGTGATACAGTCACTATTCTGGCTCAGTACAATCCTCACATGTTCCAGCTGGGAAACCACTCACGATCAgggtaagaaaaaataaaaataaaaaaaggaaggaacaaCAGAATCATGATGAATAACACAGCATTTTAGACTATCAAACAAACCATTCTGTTCTTTCAAGCCTGTCCACACAGCACCAGTGTTTTTGTAAACAGTGAGGAAAGTTATGGATTGATTCTTTATACACAGCTAGTACATAAAAACCTTACACAGCAAGCAAACAAAGAGCCATTCAAACAGATGTGGCACAATGTTTTGGATTGGTAACGGGTATAGAATAACAAACACCAAATCTAGAATACATTGCAAtatggaagccctaagcagaTATGCATCCATTTTATTTATCCCGATTTCCTGTGATGAAGAGTCATTTTTGGTTGTTGATTCCAAATTATTTACATCATACCCTCAGagttgcaaaagcacaaaacaaacatagaaatagGCTTATATTATGTAATTAGTGTGGGCAAAGGCAGCATGCCATGTCGATGTCTGGTCTGTCATAGTTGCTGTGCACAAAACATACTTTTACTTGAACACTTCAGCTCTCACCACACTAGTGCGCCCCCTTACCCCATCACCAGTATAGGACATATCACTTCACAATAGTGACCAGCccgttgttttattttctagaaTTTAGACAATGATCTCGTTAacacgatacactttattgtcctctTGGGGGGGAATGTGTCTTTTTACCCCCTACAGTTCTACAGTAGAATCCATCAATGAATCAAGTCTTTGCTCAAAATAGCTGGATCAATTCTAATGTGAAAACCATTTTTGTTATCCTGAgataattagaaaaaaacaagataaagatctcaagaaaactgCTGAACTTAACACTTTATCACTGGAATATGAAGTAAACAAAAAGTGTGGAGGCATGTCCAATTAGGGATTTTATCATTTGTGTCCCAATTTCAAGaactctttttgtctttttttctccacatgaCTCACAACCATGAAAACATCGTATGGAGGACAAGCCGAACATAAAATATCTAATATAACGATAATGGCCAGATTTGAAAGAATGTTTCCTAAACAAAGGAACGTagctaaaacaagaaaaaagacattatttccccacactctctctcaatAGCTTAAATCTTTTAGTCATTTAGGATTCAAAGattctgactttgtttttactGTCAACAGTTCTCGTATGGAGTCCATCAGCAACCATCCGATTTTCCATGGCAGTGGAGCCACGACCCCGGACAATCACGCGGATACACTGAGCGAGCAGGACGAGGGAACCATGACGCCGCCGTCGAAACAGACGACTCCCGCCACCAGCCCTCACAGCTCCTTCAGGTGCAAATGTCTCTCATCGTTGATTATTTTGTTTGAGTGTAGAGTAGCATTTGTCCAGTTTGATGTCTTGGGAAGGCGACATATTGGTATGGTATTGGTAAATCTTCTGAGGGGCATTTGGTGCAGTTTAGTTGGAGGAATCCGTATATCTTCAAAGTTAACTgtaaggttattttttttttttctccagactTCCAGGTTCAGGTTCACATCGCGCTGCAGAGCATCGCCTGGTGAGGCTGAAGAGGATCCAGGCGGAGCTGGGAGTTCAGATCTGTGGAGGAAACCTGCACGGCATCTTTGTGGAGAGTCTGGATGAGGACAGCCCCGCTAAGGATCCTGACGGCCTCATACCTGGAGACATGATACTGGAGGTACCTGCACCTGTTacttaatatataaatataattgtATGTGCGCAAAAAACACGACTTAAGTAGTTGGTGCTGACAAATTACATGAGCCAGGATTTTACATCACACCTCTCAAATTATGAAACCTCACagtcttttgttgatattgctCAAAGCTCCATTTAAGTCCAGGTCTCTTCATGTGTATATAACTGGCATTTATTCCTACGTTGTTCAGCTCTCTTTACTGAAAACGATGAGTCATTCTTTGTTTGCAGCTGAGCTCAGTGTCATTTGTGTAActgatgtttttatgtcttcTTACAAACAGTACAATGGTGTCAGCATGAAGAACAAATCTAAAGAAGAGGCTTACCTGGAACTGTTGAAACCTGCAGAAACAATCACCTTCAAGGTCCAGAACTGCGTCAACAGCCTCCCTGCCATCAAAGACACACACGGAGATGGATTTTACATAAGGTACTTTACTAGATCTCACAATCCAAGCTGAGGACCTCTGCAAGTGCAGATTCTGTTGCTGTATTAAACACTCTATTATTAAAGCCTTTAGAGCTTCTGTGAAGTTGTCCCTGGATCGGTTATGAATTTGTTCAGAGGTCAGAGCATTCTTCAGGAGCATTCTTGTTCATCTTTTTCCCCTCAGAGCACTTTATGAGCGTGTGGCGGAGGTAGAGCAGGAGCTGGGCTTTAACAAAGACGACATTCTGTATGTAGAAGATACGCTACCAAACGGCAACTTTGGCTTCTGGATGGCCTGGCAACTGGACGAGAATGCACAGAAACTGGGGAAAGGGCAGATTCCAAGTAAATATATGTGAGTCCAGCTGTTCGTTAACTTTACTTTTATGACATGTAGATCATGCatatccgttttttttttgtgttaatgtgCTCACGTATCTCCTCCAGGATGGATCAGGAGTTCTACAGGCGACACAGCTCTGCCGATATAAAAGACGATAACGGTACCGGTAAGACTCTGTCGGCAGCTGCACGCAGGTCTTTCTTCCGACGAAGGTTGAAGCACAAACGAAACGGCTCTAAAGACGGGAAGGACCTGATGGCTCTGGATGCCATCAGCACGGATTCCTTACCCATCACAGAGGGTGAGACGTCATCTACTGATGCAGGATTTTCTCAACCAGTCAACTTTTATTTATGCGTCACAGGTTCATGGATGGCATGTTGAGCCAATTTCAGCAATGAAgtagagatttaaaaatgtagataAAATGACACCAGTCTTGAAGTGCTTATCTGAAGCTGCACAAATAAATCAGTCGGCCAAGGATAAATTAACAACCAAAAACTTAAAAGAACTTAAAAGAACTTTAAAAATTGAAGGTTAACCTATAAATGCAAGCTGCTCTACTTCCATCACAGTAAAGTAATCATATTTGGGGTGCGccgatagcctagcagttatgactcgcaccccatgtatggaggcggTGGTGCTCGTCGTAGTCTCCgtgggtttgagtccgacctcgTGCCGTCCCCTACTTTCTAAtccaaacacttcctgtctctcttcagctgtcctatctaataaaggctaAACCCGCCAAAAAATAGAACCTTAAAATGGCCAACAGAGTACCCAGTGTACAGCTGACCTAGATTCTCAGGTGTCGCCcagttgcagaaaaaaacaatgaaaagtaaatcaatcgcctgtggcacactgaaaatgactttactgtcaTTTCATTGTGAGCAAGCTAAGCGTTTgtcctgtagcttcctcaggtttgttatttatttattgattgactATTGATTCTAAAAGTTTACTATTTAATATTATTCTGGATTgtttgtagttaaaaaaaaaaaaaaagacaacaacaaatgtaatataTAAATCTACATGTTTGTCCCTGGGGTAAAAATGTGAagctaaaaaaacatccagggCTAAAATCATATTCTTTATTCTATCACTACAGTAATTACATAAACTCTCTCGTACCTCTGTGTCCCAGTGTAAACTCATCAAACTCTATTTCAGAAATACAGCTCCTGGATGCAAATGTACTGCATAAAGGTTTACCTTCATATAAATGGTAGTCTGGCAGCTCCCAGGTATAACGTGCTGTGTGAAAGTAGAGCTGTGCTATAAAAAGCCCGCTGGCTCCACAGAACTTTTCCCAGGACACATAAACTCATAACTGTGGTTATTAAAGAGCAGCAGTATCTCTATGCGGTCTTGTAGATTTGAGAATGAGTCTGTATCTTTTCTATTTTCTGCTCAGACGGAGTGAGCCTGATGTACCAGCGGGTTCAGAGGGTGGAGTGCTCGTCCCCCAGACCAGTGCTGGTTCTGGGTCCGTTAGTGGAGGCTAGTAAGGACATGCTGGTGAAGGAGGCTCCTGACAAGTTCTGCCGCTGTCTGCCTggtgagctcacacacacacacaccaacgtTAAGCTTTTGTATTGTACGTGTCCTTCAGGTTTGAATTACTGATGTCGTTTCGAATAGAGGGGTTGCAGCATGTTAGAGCATGAAACACTCAATCATGACATTTAAGGGACAGTTGgaggaaacataaaaatgaatgaaactaTTTTCTTTATAACTTCCAGAGATCATGAAGGCATCTCAGCAGGCTATAGAGCGCGGAGTGAAGGACTGTGTGTTCATCGACTACAAACGCAGGAGCGGCCATTTTGATGTGACGACGGTTGCATCAATCAAAGAGATCACAGAGAAGGTAAAAATCCTCTTACTGTTGATGACACTTCTTTCTCCATATATCAGGTCCAAGTCTGTGCTGGTACttcaaaaagaagcaaaattcATCTGGATTCAAGGACAGGATCAGATAGACTCGACGCATTGCCTTTTCTGTAAAAATCACACTTAATGGAGAATAGCTTTGCTTTTGCTTTACATGCAACTACTGAATCATCTGTTCTTAAAGAATTTCAAAT carries:
- the LOC132956010 gene encoding disks large homolog 5-like isoform X3; this translates as MEPKHKELLEKCYQNLVESITDADRLVDVLAHCGTLSQSECFELGHNCASNSEKVDLLLKILMSKDRDHFAEFCSALEKTHPHLHSALLNGVGPVDHTTGSTYSILSTMPSDSESSSSLSSLGTPGQASSPPPAHMDSHQVNEKMETVLFQLRHVTRERDELRKRLALSSPGTTFDDCRPSLKAGHDYERLKLQCMKAMADLQSLQNQHSTTLKRCEEAVKKADFYHTLQSRLVSEQAQLKEELEAVRQDNIQLVREHNHVKQACEELRRLHEDDQRELADMRMLHQQVMREGSPDVLNKLYDSAVDKLEAMKSDYEVLRKRYNENTAGHNADLSRLDQAEEENHRLQKQLDMLLKQRDAAIHYQQQYSSSIRRFDNTQQELSKAASQNKELQREMERLQSEATRLKTQQLKAVKDSEKYKEERDSVINEYRLIMSERDQVIKEVDRLQTGLEVAEAKLKNTSSERQVANEELEALRQELASALVDRDRAICEKNELLEKYCHEVKDKAEAKKELSQACKDIETVREERDVARTERTEAIIQRDQLLREYYQARQKQDSATLDMERANKEIDMLRKQYEAISQELKEALQEAEVAKCRRDWAFQERDKIVAERESIRTLCDNLRRERDRAVSDLADALRNLDDMRKQKNDAVRELKELKEKMEDQLEKEARFRQLMSHSSHDSAIDTDSMEWETEVVEIETHRDMDLKALGFDIAEGVNDPYLPGDCGIFVSKVDKGSIAEGRLRVNDWLLKINDVDLTNKDRKQVIKAVLSGEGVINMVVRRRKSLGGRVITPIQINLSGHKDCGIGLEGGVFVASLAPGSPAARDCALTVGDRLLAINGIALDNKSLSECESLLRNCQDSLSVSLMKFLPQSCSGQSLVESLRDSEKISRLQPCEIHSRNCRNSKHNCPKHSCPKHNCSTQTETCSCDLGGRGEEACKDMGNPLESSGSSAHCHNKPFSNSSLHSRSLSSHSPSEPHPDFCYMRQELHHRPFTFTPVFSNCSSPQAPVEHVHSPPVKPSGGTWPKVLAGASNPECAQLSIYKKVKQRKSIFDVTAFRRPEVPPKLDYMSLSQMPKHSPQSSVSESGQTPPTPPTRSDSFRFKHRQQNSSASDSTITTGTPPASPAQAKSPQVEGEPGNQFYFTHAPPGETKSGAKKPAEVEGGQHRAGEPPKRRYRPKSAPALRRNVTPLHIPVPMQVQSFSNDEHSPEPMDLLRFSPLRTNRYSMNFAPPSYNSIAGHPAQRGLAPCPAVTAVMRNPVYTAWSHEIQNNNNCPPAPGSGVHQQAHASPQHQGRHSLDLSHKRTGDSAETSCSQPPHSTNSLPSSARLGSSSTLQFRAERIKIPPARYPRSTGSDRGSLSHSECSSPTPPMSPINLETSSFTSSQSQSSISTQPRISVSPAPVGDRRKDGPYLEEPRNVTVQKGAEPLGISIVSGENGGVFVSKVTAGSIAHQARLEYGDQLLEFNGINLRNANEQQARLVIGQQCDTVTILAQYNPHMFQLGNHSRSGSRMESISNHPIFHGSGATTPDNHADTLSEQDEGTMTPPSKQTTPATSPHSSFRLPGSGSHRAAEHRLVRLKRIQAELGVQICGGNLHGIFVESLDEDSPAKDPDGLIPGDMILEYNGVSMKNKSKEEAYLELLKPAETITFKVQNCVNSLPAIKDTHGDGFYIRALYERVAEVEQELGFNKDDILYVEDTLPNGNFGFWMAWQLDENAQKLGKGQIPSKYMMDQEFYRRHSSADIKDDNGTGKTLSAAARRSFFRRRLKHKRNGSKDGKDLMALDAISTDSLPITEDGVSLMYQRVQRVECSSPRPVLVLGPLVEASKDMLVKEAPDKFCRCLPEIMKASQQAIERGVKDCVFIDYKRRSGHFDVTTVASIKEITEKDSHCLLDIAPHAIERLHSVHIYPIVIFIRYKNAKQIKEQKDPLYLRDKLSQKHSKEQYEAAQKVEQEYSRFFTGVVQGGSVSYICTQIMTIVEQEQSKVLWIPDGAA
- the LOC132956010 gene encoding disks large homolog 5-like isoform X1, which gives rise to MEPKHKELLEKCYQNLVESITDADRLVDVLAHCGTLSQSECFELGHNCASNSEKVDLLLKILMSKDRDHFAEFCSALEKTHPHLHSALLNGVGPVDHTTGSTYSILSTMPSDSESSSSLSSLGTPGQASSPPPAHMDSHQVNEKMETVLFQLRHVTRERDELRKRLALSSPGTTFDDCRPSLKAGHDYERLKLQCMKAMADLQSLQNQHSTTLKRCEEAVKKADFYHTLQSRLVSEQAQLKEELEAVRQDNIQLVREHNHVKQACEELRRLHEDDQRELADMRMLHQQVMREGSPDVLNKLYDSAVDKLEAMKSDYEVLRKRYNENTAGHNADLSRLDQAEEENHRLQKQLDMLLKQRDAAIHYQQQYSSSIRRFDNTQQELSKAASQNKELQREMERLQSEATRLKTQQLKAVKDSEKYKEERDSVINEYRLIMSERDQVIKEVDRLQTGLEVAEAKLKNTSSERQVANEELEALRQELASALVDRDRAICEKNELLEKYCHEVKDKAEAKKELSQACKDIETVREERDVARTERTEAIIQRDQLLREYYQARQKQDSATLDMERANKEIDMLRKQYEAISQELKEALQEAEVAKCRRDWAFQERDKIVAERESIRTLCDNLRRERDRAVSDLADALRNLDDMRKQKNDAVRELKELKEKMEDQLEKEARFRQLMSHSSHDSAIDTDSMEWETEVVEIETHRDMDLKALGFDIAEGVNDPYLPGDCGIFVSKVDKGSIAEGRLRVNDWLLKINDVDLTNKDRKQVIKAVLSGEGVINMVVRRRKSLGGRVITPIQINLSGHKDCGIGLEGGVFVASLAPGSPAARDCALTVGDRLLAINGIALDNKSLSECESLLRNCQDSLSVSLMKFLPQSCSGQSLVESLRDSEKISRLQPCEIHSRNCRNSKHNCPKHSCPKHNCSTQTETCSCDLGGRGEEACKDMGNPLESSGSSAHCHNKPFSNSSLHSRSLSSHSPSEPHPDFCYMRQELHHRPFTFTPVFSNCSSPQAPVEHVHSPPVKPSGGTWPKVLAGASNPECAQLSIYKKVKQRKSIFDVTAFRRPEVPPKLDYMSLSQMPKHSPQSSVSESGQTPPTPPTRSDSFRFKHRQQNSSASDSTITTGTPPASPAQAKSPQVEGEPGNQFYFTHAPPGETKSGAKKPAEVEGGQHRAGEPPKRRYRPKSAPALRRNVTPLHIPVPMQVQSFSNDEHSPEPMDLLRFSPLRTNRYSMNFAPPSYNSIAGHPAQRGLAPCPAVTAVMRNPVYTAWSHEIQNNNNCPPAPGSGVHQQAHASPQHQGRHSLDLSHKRTGDSAETSCSQPPHSTNSLPSSARLGSSSTLQFRAERIKIPPARYPRSTGSDRGSLSHSECSSPTPPMSPINLETSSFTSSQSQSSISTQPRISVSPAPVGDRRKDGCVSYNSSSVRLPLAVKPQFLSLRCLRPYLEEPRNVTVQKGAEPLGISIVSGENGGVFVSKVTAGSIAHQARLEYGDQLLEFNGINLRNANEQQARLVIGQQCDTVTILAQYNPHMFQLGNHSRSGSRMESISNHPIFHGSGATTPDNHADTLSEQDEGTMTPPSKQTTPATSPHSSFRLPGSGSHRAAEHRLVRLKRIQAELGVQICGGNLHGIFVESLDEDSPAKDPDGLIPGDMILEYNGVSMKNKSKEEAYLELLKPAETITFKVQNCVNSLPAIKDTHGDGFYIRALYERVAEVEQELGFNKDDILYVEDTLPNGNFGFWMAWQLDENAQKLGKGQIPSKYMMDQEFYRRHSSADIKDDNGTGKTLSAAARRSFFRRRLKHKRNGSKDGKDLMALDAISTDSLPITEDGVSLMYQRVQRVECSSPRPVLVLGPLVEASKDMLVKEAPDKFCRCLPEIMKASQQAIERGVKDCVFIDYKRRSGHFDVTTVASIKEITEKDSHCLLDIAPHAIERLHSVHIYPIVIFIRYKNAKQIKEQKDPLYLRDKLSQKHSKEQYEAAQKVEQEYSRFFTGVVQGGSVSYICTQIMTIVEQEQSKVLWIPDGAA